The following are from one region of the Patagioenas fasciata isolate bPatFas1 chromosome 14, bPatFas1.hap1, whole genome shotgun sequence genome:
- the LOC136107892 gene encoding SLC35A4 upstream open reading frame protein isoform X2 gives MADDKDPLPKLKDLAFLKDQLESLQRRVEGEDGSLLASPFLKGFLAGYLVAKLRFSAVLGFVVGTCTGIYAAQNYAVPNIEKTVRDYVSSLKKGRD, from the exons ATGGCGGACGATAAG GACCCGCTGCCCAAGCTGAAGGACCTCGCGTTCCTGAAGGACCAGCTGGAGAGCCTGCAGCGCCGCGTGGAGGGCGAG GACGGCTCCCTGCTGGCCTCCCCCTTCCTCAAGGGCTTCCTGGCTGGGTACCTGGTGGCCAAACTTCGCTTCTCGGCTGTCCTGGGCTTCGTGGTTGGCACCTGCACGGGGATCTATGCTGCTCAGAACTACGCTGTCCCCAACATTGAAAAGACAGTCCGGGACTATGTCAGCTCGCTGAAAAAAGGCCGGGACTAG
- the LOC136107892 gene encoding SLC35A4 upstream open reading frame protein isoform X1: MADDKDPLPKLKDLAFLKDQLESLQRRVEGEVQAGMGQDGSLLASPFLKGFLAGYLVAKLRFSAVLGFVVGTCTGIYAAQNYAVPNIEKTVRDYVSSLKKGRD; this comes from the exons ATGGCGGACGATAAG GACCCGCTGCCCAAGCTGAAGGACCTCGCGTTCCTGAAGGACCAGCTGGAGAGCCTGCAGCGCCGCGTGGAGGGCGAGGTGCAGGCGGGCATGGGGCAG GACGGCTCCCTGCTGGCCTCCCCCTTCCTCAAGGGCTTCCTGGCTGGGTACCTGGTGGCCAAACTTCGCTTCTCGGCTGTCCTGGGCTTCGTGGTTGGCACCTGCACGGGGATCTATGCTGCTCAGAACTACGCTGTCCCCAACATTGAAAAGACAGTCCGGGACTATGTCAGCTCGCTGAAAAAAGGCCGGGACTAG
- the SLC35A4 gene encoding probable UDP-sugar transporter protein SLC35A4 gives MVTLGNSTGPARRVLRRGLWGLMLLLSVAIYGSHAPLLTLCKVDGTIPFSSASVVVLVELTKLLLSLLFLLACNRDLLRVAVSWRHVVPFALSALLYAANNNLVVHMQLFMDPSTYQVLSNLKIVSTALLYSLFLRQRLGARRWLALLLLLAAGVSYSCGGLRDPGSTSEMQLHVTLLGLVLLAVYCLISGLSAVYTEAILKSQALPLSLQNLFLYFFGVLLNLMGYLWSSAEGGFWEGFSSWVLVIVLSQALNGLIMSVVMKHSSNITRLFVISCSILVNALLSVTLFNLQLTLLFFVAVSCIGLAVHLYYGVT, from the coding sequence ATGGTGACGCTTGGTAACTCCACTGGTCCTGCACGGCGGGTGCTCCGCAGGGGACTCTGGGGGCTGATGCTGCTCCTGTCCGTAGCCATATACGGCTCTCACGCTCCCCTCCTCACCCTCTGCAAGGTGGATGGGACGATCCCCTTCAGCTCCGCGTCCGTCGTGGTTCTTGTCGAGCTGACAAAACTGCTGCTCTCCCTTCTCTTCCTGCTGGCCTGCAACCGGGACCTGCTGCGTGTGGCTGTGTCGTGGCGCCACGTCGTCCCCTTcgccctctctgctctgctctacgCTGCCAACAACAACTTGGTGGTCCACATGCAGCTcttcatggatcccagcacctACCAGGTGCTGAGCAACCTGAAGATTGTCAGCACCGCGCTCCTCTACAGCCTGTTCCTGCGGCAGAGGCTGGGAGCACGCCGCTggctggctctgctgctgctgctggctgcgGGGGTGAGCTACAGCTGCGGCGGCCTGCGGGACCCCGGCAGCACCTCCGAGATGCAGCTGCACGTCACGCTGCTGGGCTTGGTGCTGCTGGCAGTGTACTGCCTCATATCAGGCTTGTCTGCCGTCTACACGGAAGCCATCCTGAAGAGCCAGGCGCTGCCGCTCAGCCTTCAGAACCTCTTCCTTTACTTCTTCGGGGTCCTGCTCAACTTGATGGGCTATTTGTGGAGCAGCGCGGAGGGCGGGTTCTGGGAGGGCTTCTCCTCCTGGGTGCTGGTGATTGTGCTCAGCCAGGCCTTGAACGGCTTGATCATGTCCGTGGTCATGAAGCACAGCAGTAACATCACCAGGCTCTTCGTCATCTCCTGCTCCATCCTGGTCAACGCCCTCCTGTCCGTCACCCTCTTCAACCTGCAGCTCACCCTCCTCTTCTTCGTTGCCGTCTCATGCATCGGCCTCGCTGTTCACTTGTACTATGGGGTGACGTAG
- the CD14 gene encoding monocyte differentiation antigen CD14, protein MNVAVLLLLGLGLLEAEGRCFFNRTQEHCVCYNLSQESVGSIIQCLAATVLEFRGGELQRYVAFPISDLDPPTIDMLGSLVIRKIIFCDLLVPEILLARVLRFFSYTQVQELVFESCTFEGRGNWDEMARQNLPILSLHFHNVTSAPLTGREEDLSSLSSWLETLQELAVTGCRLTSLPCGIGRTFRALRSLDVAQNSLGDEGLMPTFCKGAFPQLQVLSLQRNNLTSYHGVCESLQLLPELQHLDLSQNKLLAAPSSSCQWPASLRTFNLSNTGLDEVLTPLPPSLEVLDMSCNRLHTIDTSLSSLKKLFLSQNMLQAAPSIRNYPVLDTLHLDNNSITELPWDEVKLLRQLQVVAVAGNPYNCSCAGAGALQALGGTGCLGEGWPQGYTCRSPPRYQGRLVRDVPVSVLRCDRAAVIAPVCVVLALLGVAGAVCLLRSRPGLLRPCRRA, encoded by the coding sequence ATGAATGTGGCTGTTCTgctcctgctggggctggggctgttgGAGGCAGAGGGCAGGTGTTTCTTCAACCGCACGCAGGAGCACTGTGTGTGCTACAACCTGTCCCAGGAAAGCGTCGGCAGCATCATCCAGTGCCTAGCAGCCACTGTcctggagttcagggggggagaGCTGCAGAGATATGTGGCCTTCCCCATCAGCGACCTGGACCCCCCCACTATTGATATGCTGGGCTCTCTTGTCATCAGGAAAATCATTTTTTGTGATCTTCTGGTGCCTGAGATACTCCTGGCCCGAGTCCTGAGGTTCTTCTCCTACACCCAGGTGCAGGAGTTGGTGTTTGAGAGCTGCACTTTTGAGGGGAGAGGCAACTGGGACGAAATGGCCAGGCAGAACTTGCCCATCTTGTCCCTGCACTTCCACAATGTGACATCTGCCCCACTGACGGGCCGTGAGGAGGACTTGTCCAGCCTGAGCAGCTGGCTGGAGACGCTGCAGGAGCTGGCTGTCACCGGCTGCCGCCTCACCAGCCTGCCCTGTGGCATCGGAAGGACGTTCAGAGCTCTGCGCTCCCTGGACGTGGCACAAAACAGCCTTGGGGATGAGGGTTTGATGCCCACCTTCTGCAAGGGGGCTTTCCCTCAGCTGCAGGTACTGAGCCTGCAACGCAACAACCTGACGTCCTATCACGGCGTGTGCGAGagcctgcagctgctgcctgagCTCCAGCATCTGGATCTCAGCCAGAACAAGCTCCTTGCagctccatcctcctcctgccAGTGGCCAGCATCCCTCCGAACATTTAACTTGTCCAACACTGGCTTGGATGAAGTCCTCACACCTCTGCCTCCCAGTCTGGAAGTGCTGGATATGAGCTGCAACCGCCTCCACACCATAGACACCTCCCTCAGCTCCCTGAAGAAGCTTTTCCTGAGTCAAAACATGCTGCAGGCTGCCCCCTCCATCAGGAATTACCCCGTGTTGGACACCCTCCACCTAGACAACAACTCGATTACGGAGCTGCCGTGGGATGAAGTGAAGCTCCTGAGGCAGCTGCAGGTCGTGGCTGTGGCTGGGAACCCCTACAACTGCTCCTGCGCGGGGGCCGGGGCGCTGCAGgcgctggggggcacagggtgccTCGGGGAGGGCTGGCCCCAGGGCTACACGTGTCGCTCCCCCCCACGCTACCAGGGCAGGCTGGTGCGGGACGTGCCAGTCTCGGTGCTGCGGTGTGACCGCGCTGCCGTGATCGCTCCTGTCTGTGTTGTCCTGGCCCTGCTCGGTGTGGCCGGGGCTGTCTGCCTGCTCAGGTCCCGGCCCGGGCTCCTCCGGCCCTGCCGCAGGGCGTGA
- the TMCO6 gene encoding transmembrane and coiled-coil domain-containing protein 6, with translation MWGRRGRWAGRGGAEELRARRREREAALRRARRQEQLVSKRLLREDSAAEESGQDGAEIVPDPLSEDEVLELLRGMQRGSEDRKRSLSRLRHALQNKDTQQKFVRLDGSIRTLVGLFTSSLADVQMEAARCLHELSHSSDPAVAEACLPVTSYLLTYLSGHSVEFTELCLYTLGNLVVESEAVRKQLLPQGIIPVLASCIQSPHEAVLEGLGYVLSQLLQAKEAPAEIVPLVLDSVLPQHMLRLVCSGLKAGTGAAVEFAWCLHYIVCSHTADAALLSLGALPALTTLLLDLASEIPPDAPEGLELLVCPVLRCLSNLLAADTGCQGPIRDERLLVALFLILQSFLQQHPFIVQEGLWLLNNLTADEPFFCSALLALDLLPALLQLLPCSPMAAALVLTVLCNIAEKGPALCRQLHQALPVLLPVLALPDPQAVGQGLELLHLLFLHCPEVTADFIRQGGQQALEQYQSSPVLQERARALLDMAGQALGASTAGPCHSTASAFP, from the exons ATGTGGGGCCGGCGGGGGCGCTGGGCCGGGCGCGGCGGCGCGGAGGAGCTGCGGGCCCGGCGGCGGGAGCGAGAGGCAG CTCTCAGGAGAGCCCGGCGGCAGGAGCAGCTGGTCAGCAAGCGGCTTCTGCGGGAGGACAGCGCGGCAGAGGAGAGTGGACAGGATGGAGCAGAGATCGTGCCGGACCCTCTCTCAGAGGATGAG GTTCTTGAGCTGCTCAGAGGCATGCAGAGGGGTTCAGAGGACAGGAAAAGATCGCTCAGCCGCCTCCGCCACGCTCTGCAGAACAAGGACACTCAGCAGAAGTTTGTCAG GCTGGACGGCAGCATCCGCACCCTCGTGGGGCTCTTCACCAGCAGCCTGGCTGACGTGCAGATGGAGGCCGCGCGCTGCCTGCACGAGCTGTCGCACTCCAGTGACCCCGCTGTGGCCGAGGCCTGTCTGCCAGTGACCTCCTatctcctcacctacctctcggGACACAGCGTTGAGTTCACG GAGCTGTGTTTGTACACGCTGGGGAACCTGGTGGTAGAAAGTGAAGCTGTGAGGAAGCAGCTTCTGCCTCAGGGCATCATTCCAGTGCTGGCGTCCTGCATCCAG TCCCCACACGAGGCGGTGCTGGAGGGTCTGGGTTATGTCCTCTCGCAGCTGCTCCAAGCCAAGGAGGCCCCTGCAGAGATCGTACC CTTGGTTCTGGACTCTGTGCTCCCCCAGCACATGCTGCGACTGGTTTGTTCTGGTCTCAAGGCTGGGACAGGAGCAGCCGTGGAGTTTGCGTGGTGTCTCCACTACATCGTTTGTAG CCACACAGCCGATGCGGCACTGCTGTCCCTGGGCGCCCTGCCTGCCCTCACCACGCTCCTGCTCGACCTGGCTTCCGAAATCCCCCCGGATGCTCCCGAGGGCCTGGAGCTG CTCGTCTGCCCGGTGCTGCGGTGCCTCAGCAACCTGCTGGCGGCGGACACGGGCTGCCAAGGCCCGATCCGGGATGAGCGCCTGCTGGTCGCCCTCTTCCTCATCCTGCAGAGCTTCCTCCAGCAACATCCTTTCATCGTCCAGGAGGGGCTGTGGCTGCTCAACAACCTCACAG caGACGAGCCcttcttctgctctgctctgctcgcCCTGGACTTGCTCCCGgccctgctgcagctcctgccgtGCTCCCCAATGGCCGCTGCGTTG GTCCTGACAGTTCTGTGCAATATCGCAGAGAAGGGCCCAGCCCTGTGCCggcagctgcaccaggctctgcccgTGCTGCTGCCCGTGCTGGCGCTGCCCGACCCCCAGGCTGTGGGGCAGGGCCTGGAGCTGCTGCACCTCCTCTTCCTGCACTGCCCAGAG GTGACTGCCGATTTCATCAGGCAAGGCGGGCAGCAGGCCCTGGAGCAGTACCAGAGCAGTCCAGTGCTCCAGGAGCGAGCACGAGCGCTGCTGGACATGGCTGGGCAGGCCCTGGGAGCATCCACCGCCGGTCCCTGCCACAGCACAGCGTCTGCCTTCCCCTAG
- the NDUFA2 gene encoding NADH dehydrogenase [ubiquinone] 1 alpha subcomplex subunit 2, with translation MAAAAVKGIGAGLGRSLRELRIHLCQRSAGSRGARDFIEQHYVTLKKANPDFPILIRECSGVQPRLWARYEFGKEKSVSLDNLTVDQVAKALEDIVKSKA, from the exons ATGGCGGCGGCCGCCGTGAAGGGGAtcggggccgggctgggccgcaGCCTGCGGGAGCTGCGCATCCACCTGTGCCAGCGCTCGGCCGGCAGCCGCGGCGCCAG AGACTTCATCGAGCAGCACTACGTGACCCTGAAGAAGGCGAACCCGGATTTCCCCATCCTGATCCGCGAGTGCTCGGGGGTGCAGCCCAGGCTCTGGGCTCGCTACG AGTTTGGTAAGGAGAAGAGCGTGTCACTGGACAACCTCACTGTGGACCAGGTGGCCAAGGCCTTGGAGGACATTGTGAAAAGCAAAGCGTGA
- the IK gene encoding protein Red encodes MPERDNEPFSNPLAPDGHDVDDSHSFHQSKLTNEDFRKLLMTPRAAPTSAPPSKSRHHEMPREYNEDEDPAARRRKKKSYYAKLRQQEIERERELAEKYRDRAKERRDGVNKDYEETELISTTANYRAVGPTAEADKSAAEKRRQLIQESKFLGGDMEHTHLVKGLDFALLQKVRAEIASKEKEEEEMMEKPQKETKKDEDPENKIEFKTRLGRNIYRILFKSKAYERNELFLPGRMAYVVDLDDEYADTDIPTTLIRSKADCPTMEAQTTLTTNDIVISKLTQILSYLRQGTRNKKLKKKDKGKLDEKKPPEADMNIFEDIGDYVPSTAKVPREKERERYRERERDRDRERDRDRERDREREEEKKRHSYFEKPKADDEPADIDKGPGSAKELIKSINEKFAGATGWEGTEPLKKPEDKKQLGDFFGMSNSYAECYPATMDDMAVDSDEEVDYSKMDQGNKKGPLGRWDFDTQEEYSEYMNNKEALPKAAFQYGIKMSEGRKTRRFKETNDKAELDRQWKKISAIIEKRKKLEADGVEVKRPKY; translated from the exons ATGCCGGAGCGCGACA ATGAACCGTTCTCCAACCCTCTGGCCCCTGATGGCCACGATGTGGACGACTCGCACTCCTTCCACCA GTCCAAGCTGACAAATGAAGACTTCAGAAAGCTTCTTATGACCCCGCGGGCTGCGCCAACATCTGCGCCACCATCCAAATCTCGCCACCATGA GATGCCCCGGGAGTACAATGAAGATGAAGATCCAGCTGCTcgcagaaggaagaagaaaag CTACTACGCAAAGCTGCGCCAGCAGGAGATTGAGCGCGAGAGGGAGTTGGCTGAGAAGTACAGGGATCGAGCCAAGGAGAGGAGAGATGGTGTGAACAAGGACTACGAAGAAACGGAGTTGATCAGCACAACTGCCAACTACAGAGCTGTGGGGCCCACGGCAGAGGC GGATAAATCTGCagcggagaagaggagacagttGATCCAGGAGTCCAAGTTCTTGGGTGGTGACATGGAGCACACTCacttggtgaagggtctggactTCGCGCTGCTGCAGAAG GTACGGGCTGAGATTGCCagcaaggagaaggaagaagaggaaatgaTGGAGAAGCCCCAGAAGGAGACTAA gAAAGATGAAGATCCTGAGAACAAAATCGAGTTTAAGACCCGGCTAG GTCGCAACATCTACCGCATTCTGTTCAAGAGCAAGGCCTACGAGCGGAACGAGCTGTTCCTCCCGGGCAGGATGGCCTATGTGGTGGATCTGGACGACGAGTACGCCGACACCGATATCCCGACCACGCTGATCCGGAGCAAAGCCGACTGCCCCACCATGGAG GCGCAGACCACGCTGACCACCAACGACATTGTCATCAGCAAGCTGACGCAGATCCTCTCCTATCTCAGGCAAGGGACCCGCAACaagaagctgaagaagaaagACAAAG GGAAGCTGGATGAGAAGAAACCCCCTGAAGCTGATATGAA CATCTTTGAAGACATTGGGGATTATGTGCCCTCCACTGCGAAGGTGCCACGGGAGAAGGAGCGGGAGAGGTACCGTGAGAGAGAGCGTGACAGGGACCGGGAGCGTGACAGGGACCGAGAACGTGACAGGGAGcgtgaggaggagaagaagaggcACAGCTACTTTGAGAAGCCCAAGGCTGATGATGAG CCTGCAGACATCGACAAAG GACCCGGCTCAGCCAAGGAGCTCATCAAATCCATCAATGAGAAGTTTGCTGGAGCCACTGGCTGGGAAGGAACAGAGC CATTGAAGAAGCCAGAAGATAAGAAGCAGCTGGGCGATTTCTTCGGCATGTCCAACAGCTACGCCGAGTGCTACCCTGCCAC AATGGATGATATGGCTGTGGACAGCGATGAAGAGGTGGACTACAGCAAAATGGATCAG GGTAAcaagaagggacctctggggcgCTGGGACTTCGACACCCAGGAGGAATACAGTGAATACATGAACAACAAAGAGGCGCTGCCCAA GGCGGCTTTCCAGTATGGGATCAAGATGTCTGAGGGACGTAAAACCCGTCGCTTCAAGGAGACGAACGACAAGGCAGAGCTGGACCGGCAGTGGAAGAAGATCAGTGCG ATCATCGAGAAGAGGAAGAAGTTGGAGGCCGATGG